The following are from one region of the Juglans regia cultivar Chandler chromosome 10, Walnut 2.0, whole genome shotgun sequence genome:
- the LOC109020002 gene encoding major latex allergen Hev b 5-like, which yields MATVEVVSAKTALPEDTTHEESLLKAQEITTTVKEEVVTAPPAPESTPEEPKGAEETVAVSEPTEAVSEAVVAPEPEAPVDIETKEVAEETKVVIEKPTVAKTDEETTKETPEPVAEETKEASDSGTDQAPAPEPKPETEAEVPKEEVVKEEEKPVEGEEKVGTEEAPVEKADE from the exons ATGGCTACTGTTGAG GTTGTATCAGCAAAGACAGCCCTCCCAGAGGACACAACTCATGAGGAATCGCTACTCAAGGCTCAGGAGATCACTACCACTGTCAAAGAAGAGGTGGTGACTGCACCACCTGCACCTGAGTCCACCCCAGAGGAGCCGAAGGGAGCAGAAGAGACCGTGGCCGTATCTGAGCCAACTGAGGCAGTATCTGAGGCAGTCGTGGCTCCAGAACCTGAAGCCCCAGTCGACATTGAGACAAAGGAGGTTGCAGAAGAGACCAAGGTTGTGATTGAGAAGCCAACAGTTGCGAAGACCGATGAGGAGACCACGAAGGAAACACCAGAACCTGTTGCTGAGGAGACCAAAGAAGCAAGTGATTCTGGTACTGATCAGGCTCCAGCACCGGAACCAAAACCAGAAACAGAAGCTGAAGTTCCAAAGGAGGAGGTTGTTAAGGAAGAAGAGAAGCCAGTTGAAGGTGAGGAGAAAGTTGGCACAGAAGAAGCACCAGTGGAGAAGGCTGATGAGTAA
- the LOC118349568 gene encoding fasciclin-like arabinogalactan protein 7 — translation MKNMEVPMIFMVSCTLLLLCSSSAYAQTAKSPSISPTPSPAPAPAPAPEHVNLTDLLTVAGPFHTFLSYLESTKVIDTFQNQANNTEEGITIFVPKDGAFSSLKKPSLSNLTKDQLKSLILFHGLPHYYSLAEFKNLSESGPVPTFAGGQYTLNFSDVSGTVNIGSGWTNTKVSSSVHSTDPVAVYQVDKVLLPEAIFGTDIPPTPAPAPSPDISPAADTPSEGTNGEGSSPTSPPGKSNSYRMINWGIWSHLVLALSGVLVFFL, via the coding sequence ATGAAAAACATGGAAGTACCCATGATTTTTATGGTTTCTTGTACACTGCTTCTTCTGTGTTCTTCATCAGCATATGCTCAAACTGCTAAATCTCCCTCAATAAGCCCAACTCCATCACCAGCACCAGCACCAGCACCAGCACCAGAACATGTAAACCTCACGGATTTGCTCACTGTTGCTGGTCCATTCCATACCTTCCTCAGCTACCTTGAGTCCACCAAAGTCATAGACACCTTCCAAAACCAAGCCAACAACACTGAGGAAGGCATCACAATCTTTGTACCAAAAGATGGTGCCTTTTCATCTCTTAAGAAGCCTTCTCTTTCCAATCTCACTAAAGACCAGCTCAAGTCACTCATTCTCTTCCATGGCCTGCCACATTACTACAGCCTAGCTGAATTCAAGAACCTAAGCGAATCAGGCCCTGTACCTACCTTCGCCGGTGGGCAGTACACTTTGAATTTCTCCGATGTATCTGGGACAGTGAACATTGGTTCCGGATGGACAAACACCAAGGTGAGCAGCAGTGTGCATTCCACTGATCCTGTTGCCGTCTACCAAGTCGATAAGGTCCTTCTTCCTGAGGCAATCTTTGGCACCGATATACCTCCAACCCCGGCTCCGGCACCATCTCCAGATATTTCCCCTGCTGCAGATACTCCATCTGAAGGGACAAATGGAGAGGGGTCATCTCCAACATCTCCACCCGGGAAATCTAATTCGTACAGGATGATCAACTGGGGAATTTGGAGTCACTTGGTTTTGGCACTTTCAGGTGTGCTGGTCTTCTTCTTGTGA